The Streptomyces capitiformicae genome contains the following window.
CTTCGACCGTGAGGTGACGGGCGGGACGTATTCGGGCGCGTTCTATTTCGACCCGAGTGGGGACTGGGTCTACTTCGACACGATCAATCCCGAAGTCGTCTCCAGCTCCGGACCGTGATCGCGTCCTGGCTCGGCCCCGGACGGGACCTGGGAGTCGCGGATGTGAACGGCGGAGCCGAGGGGCGGCGACCTCGACGCAGTCGCCGCCTTGGCTGCCGCTGTAGCTGGACTTGAACCGCGCAAGGTCGGCCGAGCGATCGTGCCGCGTTCACCCACTGCTCGAGCGGCTCCGCCACACCGAGGCCCTGCTCGCTGAGCGAGGAGTCGACACCGTACGCGGCGAGTGGGTCGGGGAAAACCATGTTGGCCGATGCCGCATTCGTACGCACAATGGCCCGGTGCCTGAGATCACCGTCGAACTCGTACGCGCACTGATCGCCGACCAGTTCCCCGAGTGGGCAGACCTCCCGGTCGGACCCGTCGAGCGGCAGGGGTGGGACAACCGCACCTTCCGGCTCGGCGACGAGCTGACCGTTCGGCTGCCGAGCGCGGAGGGGTATGCGGCGGCCGTGGCGAAGGAGGACCGCTGTCTGCCCGGTCTGGCCGGGCATCTGTCGCTGCCGGTGCCGGAACCGGTCGCTGTCGGGCGGCCGGCGGCGGGCTATCCGTTCCCGTGGTCGGTGCGCAGGTGGCTTCAGGGGGAGACGGTCGAGGCCTCGGCCGACATCGATCGCGTCCGACTCGCCCGCGATCTCGGCGACTTCCTGACCGAGCTGCGCCAGGCTCCCGTAGGGCGGGGCCCGGCCGCCGGGCTGCACTCGTACTACCGCGGCTGCCACCCCAGCGTGTACGGCGACCAGGTCGAGGAGGCCCTGGAGAGGCTCGACGGTGTCGTCGACGCGGCCGCCTGCCGGGCCGTGTGGTCGGACGCGTTGACGTCGGCCTGGCCGTCGGCGCCGACCTGGTTCCACGGTGACGTCGCCGTCGGGAACCTGCTCGCCACCGACGGGGCACTCTCCGCCGTCATCGATTTCGGCACGTGTGGCGTCGGCGACCCCGCCTGCGATCTCGTCATCGCCTGGAACTACTTCGCCGGCGAGGAGCGGAAGGTCTTCCGGGAGGCCGTCGGGCTGCCTGACGACGCCTGGCGGCGAGGGCGCGGCTGGGCGATGTGGAAGGCGCTGATCTGCATGGCGGGGCTGGCCGCTCCGGATACGGAGGGCGTTCAGGCCCGCGTGCTGGTCCAGGTGCTGGAGGATCCGGTCGCCGTATAGGACAGATGCTGGCCCATCTGCTACCTAATGTGACTTCCATGGCCACTCCTGAAGCCGCCGATGTGCGAGCGTTCCCGGATGTCGACCACCTCGACACCTGGCTCACCGCCCACCCCGCCCCGCACCCCGGTCTGTGGGTGAAGGTCGCCAAGAAAGGGACCGGTATCCCTTCCGTCAGCGCGGGTGACGTCAACGACGCCGCACTCTGCCACGGCTGGATCACCGGTCACCGGCGGCGGCTCGACGAGGCGTACTACCTGCAACGGATCACACCGCGCAGGCCGCGCAGCGACTGGTCGATGGTGAATGTGCGGAGGGTCGAGGAGCTCACCGCCGCCGGGCGGATGCGGCCCGGCGGGCTCGCGGAGGTGGACGCGGCCAAGGCGGACGGGCGGTGGGCGGCGGCGTACGAGTCGCAGAAAGAGGCCGGCGTGCCGGAGGATCTGGCGGCGGCCCTGGAACGCAGCCCCGCGGCCGCGCGGGAATTCCAGCGCCTCGGGAAGACGGACCGATATCTCGTCGTCCTCGGCCTGCTGAAGGCCCGCACAGCACGCACCCGCGTCGCCCGGCTTGAGAAAGCCGTGGCCAGGCTGGAAGCCGAGGGCCACCCGCGACAACCGATCGAGGTCAGCTCCCCGCCGAGTAACACCTGATCGTCACCGGGCTCTGGTCCGCGCCCCACCGTTGCTCGACCGTGGCCAGCAACTCCCAGCCCAGCCGCTCGTACAGCGCGGCCGCGGCCGTGTCCGTCGCCACCACGTCGAGCACCGGGTGCAGACCCAGCCCCCGCGCTTCGGCCACCGCCCGGTCCATCAGCAGCGAGCCGATCCCGTGCCCCCGCGCCCACGGGGCGACGAACAGCCGGCTGACCACGGCGGTCGCCTCGACGGCCGTACCCGTACGCGCACTCCACAGCCCCGGCGCCGAGTCTCCCGCCTCGCTCGCGCACAGCCCGACATGGCCCGCGACCCGGCCGTCCGACTCCGCCACCCAGGCCGCCATGAGCGACGGCGGCGACAGCCAATCGCCGGGGGAGGGCGGCCAGTTCACCGGGTAGCCGTCGCGCTCGTGGACCTCGGCGAGCGCTCGGACGCACTCGTCGAGGTCACGATCACTTCGCTGCCGGACTCGAGCAGCGGGCTTCCCGTCACGCAGGATCAACCGGCGTCCCGGATCGCCGAGATGTCGAAGTTCAGCTTGATCTTGTCGGACACCAGCACCCCGCCCGTCTCCAGCGCCGCGTTCCACGTCAGACCCCACTCGGAGCGCAGGATCTCCGCCTTGCCCTCGAAACCCACGCGCTCGTTGCCGAAGGGGTCCTTGGCGGCGCCGTTGAACTCCAGGTCGATGGTGAGCGGCTTGGTGGTGCCGAGGATGGAGAGGTCGCCGGTGATGCGGTAGTCGTCGCCGCCCAGGGCCTCCGCCTTGGTCGAACGGAAGGTCATCATCGGGAACTCGTCGGTCTTGAAGAAGTCCGCGCTCTTCAGATGGCCGTCACGGTCGGCGTTGCCCGTGTCGATGCTGTCCATCTTGACGTCGATCGAGGCGGTGGACCGGGACGGGTCCGTGCCGTCGAGGTGCAGGCTGCCGGAGAAGTCGAGGAAGCCGCCCTTGACGTTGGTGACCATGGCGTGGCGGACCACGAAGCCGATGGTCGTGTGGGACGCGTCGATCGTGTAGTCGCCGGTCAGCGCGGCCTGCTCGGGGGTGCCCATGACGTGCTCCTTCGGTGAGGTGGTTCAACGACTGGTGAGGTGGTTCAACGACGGCCCAGGTCGCGCCGCCGAAGTTCGTTCAATCTTCAACGAAGTGAACACGGCTCACCGTAGGT
Protein-coding sequences here:
- a CDS encoding aminoglycoside phosphotransferase family protein — protein: MPEITVELVRALIADQFPEWADLPVGPVERQGWDNRTFRLGDELTVRLPSAEGYAAAVAKEDRCLPGLAGHLSLPVPEPVAVGRPAAGYPFPWSVRRWLQGETVEASADIDRVRLARDLGDFLTELRQAPVGRGPAAGLHSYYRGCHPSVYGDQVEEALERLDGVVDAAACRAVWSDALTSAWPSAPTWFHGDVAVGNLLATDGALSAVIDFGTCGVGDPACDLVIAWNYFAGEERKVFREAVGLPDDAWRRGRGWAMWKALICMAGLAAPDTEGVQARVLVQVLEDPVAV
- a CDS encoding YdeI/OmpD-associated family protein, which gives rise to MATPEAADVRAFPDVDHLDTWLTAHPAPHPGLWVKVAKKGTGIPSVSAGDVNDAALCHGWITGHRRRLDEAYYLQRITPRRPRSDWSMVNVRRVEELTAAGRMRPGGLAEVDAAKADGRWAAAYESQKEAGVPEDLAAALERSPAAAREFQRLGKTDRYLVVLGLLKARTARTRVARLEKAVARLEAEGHPRQPIEVSSPPSNT
- a CDS encoding GNAT family N-acetyltransferase is translated as MILRDGKPAARVRQRSDRDLDECVRALAEVHERDGYPVNWPPSPGDWLSPPSLMAAWVAESDGRVAGHVGLCASEAGDSAPGLWSARTGTAVEATAVVSRLFVAPWARGHGIGSLLMDRAVAEARGLGLHPVLDVVATDTAAAALYERLGWELLATVEQRWGADQSPVTIRCYSAGS
- a CDS encoding YceI family protein, with product MGTPEQAALTGDYTIDASHTTIGFVVRHAMVTNVKGGFLDFSGSLHLDGTDPSRSTASIDVKMDSIDTGNADRDGHLKSADFFKTDEFPMMTFRSTKAEALGGDDYRITGDLSILGTTKPLTIDLEFNGAAKDPFGNERVGFEGKAEILRSEWGLTWNAALETGGVLVSDKIKLNFDISAIRDAG